The Liolophura sinensis isolate JHLJ2023 chromosome 6, CUHK_Ljap_v2, whole genome shotgun sequence genomic sequence TGCTGATCTCTTGGCTTATCTGTTATCCAACTCAAGTCAGGGCTAGAGAGATGAAATGAAGAATGGCTCCTTCAGTCCTAAACCATTTAACTATTGATGCAACTCCTGATATTAATAAACTAAATAATTCACAAAAACCACTGTCAGGTATTTTTATCAATGCTcttatctttttgtttttgttttggagaTATTCCAACGTTAAATGCACTCGACTAcccaatacatgtgtacaatctGAAAGTAGTTCTTGTATTCAATTCCACGACACTGacaataagtgaaaaaaaatgtagtcCAAAATTAAATCCAGCTCAGAAACTCAGGGATAAAAGGGTTTGGGTTTATCTGGCACGAGTGGAAAGTTCGTTCGCAGTTGATAAGGCTCATAAGGATCTTCTACGTAATTTCTCTTGCGCCTCCAATATGCCGTAACCATTTTATCTAACAGCTTGGATTGTGTTTTATTGCAGAATACATGTTGCCTTATCCGAAATTTGCGgcctttgtttttcttccaaAGTTTCTTATGTCTTCCTGCCTTTGGTCGAATCCAGACACCCCAGTCCAGGCGATAAAAGCGTCTCGTGACAGCTCTCACACATTTAGGTTTGCCGTTCTGTCTACTACACACAACTTTTGAACGCTGGACATTAATGGCTGTCATCAGGGGTTGGAGAAGTGatctaacaaaaataaaaagatgagtgctaaaatgtgagaaaaagaaaaaaaagtaatgcaaatgaacaaatttaaaatatctGCATTTTCAGACTTAAATACTTCAAAGTGAATCCAAAAgccaggatttatttatttctataatGAGGTCCTTTCAAACAATATTATGTAAtatcaaatgttcctttcccagctcatcatgaaaACACCACATTAAAGTAGATCTCCAGCGGTGCTTCTTCCAAACTGCAGATAGATGGATTGATGTTCCCTGAATTGATTCCAGTTAGTTAAAACGTCGAAAATGGAAGAGCAACAGCAGAGTTTGGCGATCAAACATGAGAAAAGCTACTCCACTAGGATCATCAAGCCACAGCTGACCTGAAGATGTCACAGTGGTATATTCGCTGTAGGCATCTGTCTTCTAAACGACCAGGTCTCATTAACGATGCCCTTTGATTCATGGGGAACTTGATTGTAGTCAAATTAGCCATGCCTTCTGAAAGAAAAGGCCGAAGGACGAGCCTTACAaaaccctccaaaaaaaaaaaaaaacgcaaatgaaaaagaaaagatgtATGCATTTTCACTCCCGGAATGTAAAAGTTGTTGAgctacttgcttgtttgaaacagcaggctTTGACACGAACTTGGGGGAGGGACCTATGCCCTACAACAGGAACAATGTTACACGGTGGCCAGCTAATTGAAATTTCTATATGTTACCCATCGATGTTTCCATTCAATCAAATTCAAACCTTATCTATTTTTGcaggtgatattttttttgaagATTAGCTCCATTGTTGCTTTCACCTATGTTAGTGGCAGACTGTCGTTGTCAAAGCAACCCACAATCCGCTGGCCGGACTGCATGGATCCTCATGTTGCAGCCGGTATCGCTGGACTTGGCTATAAAAATTTATAGTGAACTACGAAACCATGCAAAAACTCCACGTGTACTACCATATTTCCTTTGATGTCCAATTTGTATCAGACAAAGCAGACAGGAGTGCGTTTGTGTCATCTACGTGGCTGGTATGTAAGCGAAAATCGATCCTTGTATTTCCCAGTTGCTATGCTGTACACGCTTTTCCAGGATCTAATACAACTCTGGTAGCCTATCTTTGGCAACAGGTCTTTTCAGAATGACGCCGCCTGGATAGGGCTTCCAAGTCGACAACATAGGCAGAAGGTTcaactttaatgtttttttttaaatggaactagCTGAagtaagatttttttaaatgcagtttacagattAGCATAGGATAAATACTGTGTccagggaacatttagtgtgaaaataaagtcctTGGGGATCTCCTTGGAAGACTTTACCATGTTGTAGTGAAAACTGATACCTTTTTAGCTCAAAGTCCTGCTTCAGGAGAATAAAAGATATGCTGCTTTCCCAATGGTGATTTATGACttaagaatctttcacttatacagcagcaTTCAGGTTTACGACTGGAGGAAAGAGGCAAGAAAAAAACCACACTTTTGAAGACTcaatctcattggtcagtggATAGTTGCTTTATGAAAGAACACATTGCGACTGACAAGTACTTCACTCCATGTAATGAGCTTCTGGCCCAGTTAAACTcctgtacacacaaaaaaagcttGATTAAGGATAAATGTTGCTCTCAACAATATTTCCGTCACATCACAGACCAATGACCTAAAGTCATTTGATTCACTCAGttctgcctcactggaatgtcaCATAATACCAACACTGTTCCGACCTGCAGTTCATGTTCTAATCGATGTCATTTTATACTTGGGTCATATCCTGAGAAACGGTGATTGTTGTTGTTAAGTAGGTAGTTTTTGCTCACTTACAAACGTACGGGAAATACGACTCTGTCAAATCAAAACTACTCATGTTATATGGTACTAGGCTTGATAAGGGTGGAGACAGAAGAGGTCACTTGGTTGACTGCACTAAATGATCATCTCGGTAATGCCTAAGCTATGGTTAGGGTGCACTCTATAATCAgttgtcaaaatatgaacacaCCTGTTTGTGTCTGCTGAAGACATGGAAAGTGTGCTAAGTTGTCTGGTGAGCTGAGATATACCAGAGCAGGTGCTTGGCTGGGTATTCACACATTTCAGGTGTTTGAGGCTCTGTAGCCTGGTAGAGTGGAGTGTGCAGGTAGCCATTAAGTTAGTTCTGGCACAGGGTAACACTTGACTGACTCTAAGACCTGAAAACACAGGAACACATACAATTAACTTCAAAGTGTAGGAGCCAATCCTGATTGgatctatttttatttatttactgaattgattggtgcttttcGCTGCACTCAAGTCAAGAATTTCAGTGTCTTATACgacaggggccagcattatggtgggaggataccggatGGAAACCCACAGCATGATGATGgacaggttgctgatagaccttcccacgttcgaccagagaggaaaccagcatgagctggacttgaactcagtcatggcaatggtgagaggctactaGGTCTTTCTTTTGCCCTAGCAGGCTAACCACTAGGTCCCCAGGAGAAAAGAACAAGCATTTGGCCCAAATATATGTACTTGCATGTATGTTGATTGCCTCTTTGAAAGCATTAAGAAATTAGAAATAGTTGGACACGCAAACAACCTGTGGCTCCAGCTAATGATGTGAATGGTTTAATGATTAATTAACCACACAGCCATAATGGTATGTTTTGACAAAAATGATTCAAAGGAAATGCATTCACACCATTTTCCTGCCATCTGCATAAATGCAACCCTGCTGTTTCGTACAAAGTACGTCAGTACATGGCAAATGGATATAGTGCTACAGTATATAGTCATCCACATGCACCTTGACAGATTTCGTGCCAGATAACAAATTTGGACAAATTCCTCACACACCAATCAGAATGGACAATGTTAACCTACAAACcgttattttctttgtttgtggCCCTTCAATGTGCCAGAAGTTCAACCCATCTGGCTGGTTCCCTCCCCCAGACGTGCTAATTACATCAGTCTCGCAAGTGATTAAAATGATGACAGACGGCTTATGGCCATGTACAGTGGTTGCAGtctctgaaaatgtatttattttgtgaatttgtgcggttgtcatggatcgttttCGTTCGGTGAGATTCAGatcaggttagttgattatgagGACCACTCAGTTGATGTTGATTTACACCAGTGAAATTTTAATGTGCCTGTGATGTTGCAATAAATGTTGTTTACCCTTGATCCGACACGTTAGAGGCAGTTTCTCCGtgtaactctcccaacactttGTGTTACTCGATAAGaaagttacattccgcaactgcCTCACAGACAGAAGGTAGGGGTTATTTTGGAAACTTAAAATCGGCAATATCCTACAGGGTGAATCGAACCATGGAGGCAGAATAAGTAAATCCATGATGGAATCAAGTCCAGGCAGTTGTTAAGACTCGGTGGTGCCTTTGTTAGTCGCTTACCTCCTTCTCACATGTTTATTGTGAAGAGCATGTTCTTAAATGAATTGAATATATTCTACCACGTGGCATAAACCTCATCTTAACAAAGTCCCAAGCCATGACTATATAAGAGTCAATTTATACATCAAGAAAGAACAGTCACTGACGGCTAGTCATGCGGAGCTCAGTTTTCGTGCAGCTTCATGGACATGCCCTTTCGTTTACAATTACGGCTAGATTACAATTAATTTAAACACAAGTATTGTTTCACGCATGTCCATTAAATCAACTGCAGAACAGTTGCCAGTCATATGAGCACATACAAGCAATCAAATACAAATTACCTGAGAATAACCTTGACAGATGGAATGCCATGATGCAGGATAGGTTTATACAAAATCAGCACATGTTTCTTAAACGACATTGCTGTTCATACTTgaataaaaatcaaacattaCACAAATGAACAAAACCAAACCTTAACAAATACAGTCTAATTGATATTTTTAATCAGTCCGATTTAAAAGGATGTAGAATACGGTTTGGGTGATTTGTTTAGTccttttatttagttttatttcaaTTCCGCATATTGACTTGAATGACCCCAACGTTGCACCGGAAACAACTCTGCAGGCGCCGGCATCAGAGGATAAACTTTCTTGGGGGAAACATGCTTCGACTTTCGAGCAACGTTTCCACTAAGATTCGGGTAATACCTTATGCTTAATTATAACTACGAAAAATCATCAACGGTCAGTGATCATAACTGCTTTGATGAAACACCTGGCCGTTTTACAACACCCGTTCACCCTCTGCAGAACACACATTGCTTCATCGCCATGGCGTGTCAACGTTGGCTGTGGTTGTTTTAGAAGTTTGCATCACTGATCAgatgatcatttattttatagttGCGAACTGTTACGACTGTCTTTGTAGAAAGTAAGAAACTAAGTTGCCACAGTGAGTAAGAGAAGCCTGGCAGATTGTGTTGCGATCAGTACCGGTTTCCAGACAGATGCACACGCCATGTTACACTAATAACTTACGGTTACTGTTATCTGAGTGCATGCGTAGACTTAACTACTCATTGAAAAACATTCTTGTTTTGGAGAACATGAGCGATCGTCATGTGCAGTGCCTTTTATGGTTTGACAATGGCAGGACTCAAATTAGAAAATATCCTTTGGCCTGCGACTTTCATTCAGTCATAAAGTTTAGCAGGCACATTAGCAGATGAcctgcaatttttaaacatggcCTGCCAATTTAGTAGCttatttaaattaaacgttTAGGTGAATTTCAACAACTTTCATATATTtctgcctcaacgtttaatcacTGAATTCTAAAATCCAGTTGGTCAGTAACAAAGAGGGCTTTTAAATTCACTCAAAACCAGGAGAGAATAGGACCTTTATTATGACTTCTGCGTGAAAATGTTGTTGCAATCCACAGACATATTTCCTTCTTGCTCGCAGAAATATCTCTTTGCAGTCATGGTGAGTCGGGTCTGTTAACATTTGGGAACCGTGCCAAAAGACATGGAAATCAACCTAACAGAGCCATGCAGCCTTAAATGACACGTTTAGCGATGGTTTTATCAGTAATGGGTTGAAATAGAAAGAGCAATTTTCCCAGTCAGGCAAACGAGAAAAGTCAACTCCAAAAGTTTTAGTCAAGGCTTACGCCTATCGTTTATCATCTGCACAGCTGTCTCattatccatgttttctgacCATGGCCTCAGATTCAATCTGGActttgaagaaagaaaagttAACACTGCatcagattttctgcatataactggTCCGTaatggatttaaatgtgtaCTAGTTATTGAAAGGATCCTGGTATCTTCAATCCAAACAAGAAGTCAACTTTTGCTTTTAGTTGTGACGCAAAAATGGAAGTACATGCCGCAGTAAGAGCCCATATGCGCACAcaagcaaagggagataactttgttCTTAAGTAGCATTCACAACAGAGCTAACTCTGGTAACATTTCTCTGCTGTTTGCAATGGACGTGAACAAAGTTTCCTACATTTACGGTGAATTCTAAATTCATTGTATTTTTAATATGCCGTCGTAAATTAGTAAGCTGAACTTATAGTGGCCCAGGGGCctgtgtggctcagttggttagcgtacTAGCGTCCATACACTGACATCTCTTGCTTGGCCTGCGATTTTTTGATGATGAAGAACTTGGGATATTGGTGTGTGCCAGGCTGCTAAGAAACTGGTTTGCACCATTTACCTCTTCATCTAGATGTAATCTAACATCTACTGGTACTTTATGTGCCAGCAGCATGAATGGAACAGCATCATTGATGAAAAACTTagctaaaatatatatatatatatatatagctaagTTATATAATAGTTA encodes the following:
- the LOC135469138 gene encoding large ribosomal subunit protein bL35m-like, with translation MAFHLSRLFSGLRVSQVLPCARTNLMATCTLHSTRLQSLKHLKCVNTQPSTCSGISQLTRQLSTLSMSSADTNRSLLQPLMTAINVQRSKVVCSRQNGKPKCVRAVTRRFYRLDWGVWIRPKAGRHKKLWKKNKGRKFRIRQHVFCNKTQSKLLDKMVTAYWRRKRNYVEDPYEPYQLRTNFPLVPDKPKPFYP